Genomic DNA from Betta splendens chromosome 10, fBetSpl5.4, whole genome shotgun sequence:
TGACATGGTAGTAACCCAGAGTAGTCTTCCAATAATGCCGAAGGAGCTCTCAGAGGTTAAGTAGCTGCTGGCGGTTTTCCTTCACTGTCTGTCCAACTTGGCCTCGTAGCTCAGTGGGCAACGGCCAAGGAAATGAAAGGTCCCTGGATAAATCCCTGTGTCTGGCTCTAAGGTATATCCTAGCTCCCTGGACACCTTTCCATGGCGgcccgctgcccccccccaggggatgggttaaattacattaaattacTTAATCACCTGAATTTAGATATCTCCACTAAGTGCAAAGAAGGTGCAATGTGATTTGTCATAAATATTCGTATTGACCTTGTGCCCAAACCTTTGATTGTTAGTGTGTCAGCAAACCACCTCTCTTTCACTCCAGGTCGGGCTGGACTACTCCAACCCCTACTTGAGCCCCTTCAGAGAGTTCCAGCGCTGGAAACATCATCCGTTTGTGGCTCGTACTCTGGAGGGAGGCAACAGGATTGCATATGGAGCCAGGGCCCTGAACGAGGGAGGATTACAGGTACGTGTGCactttttaatttcattatcTGTAATAATTGCTGGCTATTTACGCTGATTATCAAACAAGCTGAGCACTTGCTGTCATATAAGACAAATGGCAGCAGGACCTAATCTTCTAATAAGATTGAGTACGTGTGCAGCTCTGCCAGTGGGGAAATCATTGAATGTACTTTGTTGGTTTGTGTAATACATGGAAACTCTGTGTGACTCCATTAACAGGCCTGTTTCCATGAGGAGCATGTTAAAATGTAATCCCACTTTGATGTAAAATAGGGCCATCACTATAGTTACATTTAGAGTCAGATCTACTCTACACACTGATAAGTGTTGCTGGATTTTGCTGATTAAATCAGTCGGATCCTTTACTTTGTGTCTGTAATTGATTTAATGGCATCAAATGCATTTGTAATTAATCCTGGATCTGTCTTGGTTTTTAATAATGGGACTTCTAAAGCAATGATATATGTATTGTGCTGTGAATTGTCACAAATGCGATGTTGTTTCCACTTTAATTTACCAAATTAGAATAAAATATGACTGATGATAATACATGATGATAGACTGATGAAGTGTAACGACACAGGAATGAAATGTGGAATTGATTCTACGCAGACAATAATAAGCTAGTGAATTTTAGAAGTGATTTAAAATCGCTCATAGAAGCCAGTGTAATCTCACTTTATAtttacagacacatttattGTCTGTAAATAGTTCAATTGCACTCATGCTAATGGCTTATTTGCTCAGGACTCACAACAGTGACCAGCACATTCTTGGAATGCAGTTTGAAGTTCAGACTCTCTGAAAGTAGAGCACAGCAACTTAGAATGGGCTtgaactctcctcctcctctccttcagtcCATCCCAAAGCTGACTTTCCCGGGAgggctgctgattggctgcagcCCCGGTTTCATGAACGTACCAAAGATCAAAGGTACCCACACAGCTATGAAGAGTGGCATGCTGGCTGCCGAGGCCATTTTCCCCAAAGTCACCGCAGAGAGCACGGATTCACAGACGGCAGGTACAGACTTTGAGAAGCCGTATATGAGCATAAATAGCGCCAGGAGGCACTGTGACGTAGTCACAAGCAATGCTTCAAAACTGGGTTGCATTGGGTCAAATGTCGCGTGGCAATTTGTCAGCTATGAAAAGGTCGATCAACTTTGCATAATGACAAAGTGATAAAATGCTATTGAAATTCAAACAGTTTGTCCTCTGGTAACAAAAAACAGATTTTGCCTATATTCCTAGTATTTTTGAGTTTGAAATCACCCTTAAAGCTGCTGCAACTCCACTCCAGTTGGAAACTGGTGCAGATCTAACACTGATGCAACAGTGGTGCACAATCACTACTGTGCCATGATCTATAAGGACATCCCACAGACTTGACTTGCAAATGCTTTCAGTGGACTGCCTTGAAATATCGTCATGCTTTTATTAATCCTGTAAATCAAGATCCAGATTTTCAGAATGGAACCTTTTGTGCTATAAATGCACAGATAAGTAATCACTGATCACTTATCACAATAGCAGGGCAGACATTCAATTAGATCCTGTGGTTGTGGTTTTCCTTTGTCTGCCAGGACTTCATGTACCTGAGTACAGTGAGGTCTTAAAGGGCTCCTGGGTGTGGAAGGAGTTGCACTCAGTGAGGAACATCCGGCCGTCCTTCCACAACTACTTCGGCCTGTACGGTGGGATGATCTACACCGGGGTTTTCTACTGGATGTTGAGGGGAAAAGAGCCGTGGACACTTAAACACTGTGGTGAGTTTAGCAGTGCAGAATCTTCAGACACTGGTTTAGACCTGTTTTCTTTGTACACCTGAGCACTTAGCTGTGCTCATACACATCAGCTGTAACGATATTAGTTATCTGTCATTTCAAAGCACCTGTGCTCGATCTGCCTCAGGTAGAGATGCCGACCAGCTGAAACCGGCTAAGGATTGTTCTCCAATAGAGTATCCCAAGCCTGACAACAAAATAAGCTTTGACCTGCTCTCCTCGGTGGCCCTGAGTGGCACCAACCATGAAGGGGATCAGCCCCCGCATCTCACGCTAAAGGACGACAGCATCCCCGTGAGCCAGAACCTGGCCTTGTACGACGGGCCGGAGCAGCGCTTCTGCCCAGCAGGTAAAAGCACCGTAGCCAGGTCACCGCgctgcaggcagctgctgctcaggtttTGCATTTCTGTGGTGAATATTTTCTGCTCAATTCTTAAGCACAGAAGAATGAATGGTTTGTTGTAGAagtaatgaaatgttttaaaccCTCTGGCTGCTTCGTGTGTTTACCAAAGGTCTGTAGATAAATGACAGGAGAGTTTGTATTACTGCCACAGCCGATGTTTAAAAACCAACATTATTCAGTCTGACATCTgaggtgtttctttttttagtaCTTCAAAGGAATGCGAGTTGTTATTGGATGCGTTTGTTTCTGGTGCAGCTGTAGTGAGAAAAGCTCAAATCATTATTCTATCAGACCTAAACAATTTTCTCTGGTGGTTCTGCTAAGGAACCTGCCAATGCAGGCGCAGTGAGAGACTTCTGCACAGAAGATTGTGGTTGGATAAAGCAGGGGAGCAGTCACTGTGGAATCACGGTTCAGTCTGCAGCGTTGGGTTCTCCGGGGTATTTAGTTTTACCTTTGGTAGCCACTGTGTCCATGATCCTTCCAGCAGTCTGGAAATGGTGATAGTGCCACAAAGCAGCAGTGTTCTGACACCTGAGACCTGTAGAGGACTTGACTTCCTGTTGAGAATCTAAAAGCTGAATGGTGGTCAGAGGTTTCGTCAGGTTTATTTTTGCTACTAGATTTGTTCAGGGGAAGCAAACAGTAAAAGCTTGATGTAAgttgtttgggttttttctgACCCGTGAGCTGAGGTGTCGTAAATAATTCATAATTCCACCACTTACTGTGAAGCAGCAATGTGGCACAAATTGTGGGGCAGGTTCAGCACAATCAAGAGAAGTTGCAGCTCTTGAATAGTATGTGCGACACAGCACACAATTTTATTTAGAAGTGCACATTGTTCACACAAACTCTGAAGTCTTTCCTCTCTATTTCCTCCCCAAACCTCACAGGTGTCTACGAATACGTTCCTCTTGAAACCGGAGATGGGATGAGATTGCAGATAAACGCTCAGAACTGTGTCCACTGTAAGACCTGTGACATCAAGGACCCAAGCCAGAACATTAACTGGGTTGTGCCCGAGGGAGGCGGAGGACCAGCCTACAATGGAATGTGAACAGAGTTTAGTTTTTTAGTCTTTTCGTGCTCAGAGATTACTGTAATGTACAGTGACACATTTAAGGTTGCAGTACTGACCAGCCATTGGTATTTGTGCCTAAATATGGAACTGAAAACGGTCGTGTAGCTGTCTGAGGGTATGAAGTAATATCCAATTAGGATATCAGGAGAAATGGCATTAAATTATACAGTAGGTATTAAGTTTAAATGTGGCCCATGGGTGATTAAACCCATTTAGTAAAACAGGACCAGATAAAAATGAAGTTGAGAGCAGTTGTTAGAACTGATACTGCTGTAACATTCACAGTAAGGCACCAGAAACTGTTCACAAGGGTTTAACAGTTGTGTAATGACAGTATTGTAAATACTACTAGATATTACAGTAAAGAACACTTCATTTGTTCTTATGGATTTATTAACCTctgaaaaatgacaacaaaatgaATGCACAGTTTGCCCAAGGGCACCGTATCAAAATGATCACATGGAATTAAACTCTTCTTTGAACTTGTGTAGTTTGTCAGTATTCATACAGTAAAGACACTGGCTCAGAatgaaaacaggtcaaagctTTTATTCCTCAGTGAGAAATTTATCTGCTGGACACGATGAAGGGAACCTGTCAAGTGAAAGTGCTGTAGATTCCTGTGGTTTGACTCCTTATCTTTAAGTACAGTTTCCCCTTCAAGACCAAAACATTGATATTAACATCTTGCTGCATCGTTGGCTAAATATTTCACGCAAACATTTTGGCatagattttcttttctttctccttttcctcctggATTTTAAGCTGCACTCTCTTCAGCTCATTGATGATAACTGTTAAAAAGAAAGcagttttatttagtttgccAAGCAAGAAGCTCAACAATGAATCAATGCAGGAAAAAATGTAGATATACCAAATCATATTTAGTTTCTGGGGCCTGTGTATTTGCTTGTGCACAAATTGTCCCTCTTTCTTCAGACTACAAATTTCACTTTAAAGACCGGAAGTCACAGGGAGAGCATGAAATGCACTGACACCTTTTATCTTGTAGCCAGCAGCCAATCAACTGCAGCTTAAAGTATGAGAAGAAACAGAGCAACACTGACAAAAAGCTGGTGAAGCTCCAGATTCCCAGCTGTTCTAAATCTGGGCTCAGAGCCTCCAAACATCCACAGCAGGTGCAAGGACAAAAGCTCCCAACCAGACAGCCGATAATGTGATAGAACTAGACACACAGCAAACCAGGCTGCGGAACAACTAATGGTAGCGGTGTCACGAAACTAACACTGAGTAAATAAAGGCCAGCTTCTCTCTTCAGGATTAATCTGACAGGAGTGAATTTCTGCAGGTGCACGACAGCAAAACACACGACCCTGAAACTAAATCGAACATAAATCCCATACCTTTGTCCTCTGGAGCTTTTTCCTGAGCTTTCTTCAGATCAGTCTGTCACAAATCAAAGCATGTTGTTAATTGAACAAGCCGTGTGGTGAACTAAAGCACCTCCACAATATTTCCACTGAAACAACTACAATTAGTTGCATCATCTGCTTCGAGAGAGAACATTGATGACACTGATTTAAGAGGTGTACCATGGCTTTGCCGTGTTCCTTCAAGCCCTGCCAGGCCTGAGCCCTTCGGAACAGTGCCTTTGTGTTTCCTTCATCCAGCTGTAGAGCCTGTATCAAAAATAAAGAACAagtttgatttttgtttttaattcaggTCCTTTTATCTCAAACTGCTACGAACATTCACAGTATATGCAGCTTCACTTGTCACCTGAAACCTTACAGTGATGAGTCTGCCATAAGTAGTATACCACAAGTATGAGGGCATCAAAATTCATGGCAAGAAGAAGCTGAATAGGACATCAGCCGTAAACCCTGGCAGAGCACAAAGACATTCTGGTTCTGGGGTACGTCACCTCATCGCAGCTGTCCAGAGCATCCTGCCACAGCTGCATCTTTAAATTGCAGGCTGCCGTGttgaggaaacagctgagggcTATGGGCTCCAGCTTTTTCtgcgccgcctcctccagctggtcTCCGCTAACTTCCAAGTACCTGCAGAAGTAAAAGACAGGCTGCTGTTGGTGGACTGTGTTAAAGACTGAAGCTAATTTTATAAAGGCTAGCTTTCAGATCAAACAGGACcctaacacacatacacacacagtgacagcagctgggcacattgctgtgtgtgtgcgtgtgggggggcTTCTGTTTATGAAACCAGGGTTGTTCCATAAACATGGCTGTTTGTGGACATGCAGTGTTCCAGAATAATCATCATACATTTTGTGCAGCACCTGTTCCTTAAGACAAAGttcatacacaaacactggcTCATAGTAGGTGCATCATTTATCCCTACAACATTATACAGTTCAAATAAGATAATCAATTAAATGCAGACAGACTTTAAAATGGGTTCTATAACAGTGAAATAAAGCCTACACAGCAGTTCTGTTCGTTACCTGAGGGCTTTGTTATATTTGTTGACAGCAGCTTTCCAGTTTTGATTCTTAAATAGGTTGTTTCCAATATTCTTCACATCCTCAGCAACAGACAGAACCTTATCAACCTGAGGAAATAGTGAAATGTGAGGCTTCAATCCCCTCCAATACATGAAACAATGCAGGTGTGAAAGGtatataatttgtttttatttgtgcaggTGTGTCCATCGTTTCTATATGACACCATGTCTAATCTAAACCACTTCAAGGTAAAACTGACAGTGAGCATGAAGCTGTCGCTAGTAATACTCTCACTCATTTTGAGAATAAGCCCTTGAATCTGCTTAGTAACTGTTTTTCTCTGCTTACTAAGCCGTGCACGTCCGGAACCTGATATTGAAATTCATCCTAATCCTCTTGTCTGGCTCTAGATAAGATGTCAAACAGGCACATTTGCCAAAATGCCAGATTGGGCCTGTAACTAGGGCCCGCGGAGCAGGCTGATGCTAAGTTCAGCCGTGTCCTTGAAGATCAAAGCCTGCACCGATACTCACATCTTTAAAGTCAATGTCAGAGTCCTCTGGGAAGTCTGGGTGGCTGTCCCCTGACCCGTCGCTTGGTGCAGTGCCCCAGCTGTCCCCGTCCTTATGCTCGCCACAGTCTGCTATGACACACGGCTgcaaggggggagggggagaaacaTTAGACCGAAAAATCTCACAGCAAACAAAGTCAGACTGAGTGACTTTTCCTGAGCTACTGCCAACTGTGGGTTACTCATTTTCAAGGTGGCAAACCTTAACGGGGGCGTCTTCTTCGGTGTCAATGGACTCCAGCATTTTAATGGCCCCCATCCCTTTCAACACCTGCCCGAATACAACGTGCTTTCCATCCAAGTGCGGCGTGGGGACGGTAGTGATGAAGAATTGTGAGCCGTTGGTGTTGGGCCCAGCGTTGGCCATGCTGAGCAGACCCACCCTGTCGTGCTAGGAGAGAGGTACAGCAGGGAGCTCGTTCAAACAGGAACCCCGAGGATGACAACATGTGGCCAAAAGGCTGATGAGCCTTTTTACCTTGTAGTGGAAGTTCTCATCCTCGAACTTCTCTCCGT
This window encodes:
- the ppid gene encoding peptidyl-prolyl cis-trans isomerase D, with protein sequence MSNSAPSDKPSNPANPRVFFDVDVDGERAGRIVLELFADVTPKTAENFRALCTGEKGIGKSTGRPLHFKGCPFHRIIKKFMIQGGDFSNHNGTGGESIYGEKFEDENFHYKHDRVGLLSMANAGPNTNGSQFFITTVPTPHLDGKHVVFGQVLKGMGAIKMLESIDTEEDAPVKPCVIADCGEHKDGDSWGTAPSDGSGDSHPDFPEDSDIDFKDVDKVLSVAEDVKNIGNNLFKNQNWKAAVNKYNKALRYLEVSGDQLEEAAQKKLEPIALSCFLNTAACNLKMQLWQDALDSCDEALQLDEGNTKALFRRAQAWQGLKEHGKAMTDLKKAQEKAPEDKVIINELKRVQLKIQEEKEKEKKIYAKMFA